A genomic region of Brevibacillus sp. JNUCC-41 contains the following coding sequences:
- the rpoB gene encoding DNA-directed RNA polymerase subunit beta, with protein MTGQLVQYGRHRQRRSYARISEVLDLPNLIEIQTASYQWFLDVGLKEMFQDISPIEDFTGNLSLEFIDYSLAEPKYSVEETKERDVTYSAPLRVKVRLVNKETGEVKDQDVFMGDFPLMTETGTFVINGAERVIVSQLVRSPSVYYNGKMDKNGKLGFSATVIPNRGAWLEYETDAKDVVYVRIDRTRKLPITVLMRALGFGTDQEIIDLIGDNEYLRNTLEKDNTESVEKALLEIYERLRPGEPPTVENAKSLLVSRFFDPKRYDLANVGRYKINKKLHIKNRLFGQRIAETLIDPETGEIIVEKGTMLDRRTLDRILPHIEGGIGFKTFHPSGGVVEEETLLQPIKVFAPNDAEGEKVINIIGNAYVTDQVKNITPADIISSISYFFNLLHGVGITDDIDHLGNRRLRSVGELLQNQFRIGLSRMERVVRERMSIQDTNTITPQQLINIRPVIASIKEFFGSSQLSQFMDQTNPLAELTHKRRLSALGPGGLTRERAGFEVRDVHYSHYGRMCPIETPEGPNIGLINSLSSFAKVNPYGFIETPYRRVDPETGRITSQIDYLTADEEDNYVVAQANVRLSDDGSFLDNDVVARFRGENTVVPRDRVDYMDVSPKQVVSAATACIPFLENDDSNRALMGANMQRQAVPLLQPEAPRVGTGMEYVSAKDSGAAVICKHPGIVEHVESREVWVRRVSEVDGQQVKGNLDKYRLLKFIRSNQGTCYNQRPIVSVGDNVVKGEILADGPSMEKGELALGRNVLVAFMTWDGYNYEDAIIMSERLVKDDVYTSIHIEEYESESRDTKLGPEEITRDIPNVGEDALRNLDERGIIRVGAEVKDGDLLVGKVTPKGVTELTAEERLLHAIFGEKAREVRDTSLRVPHGGGGIVLDVKVFNREDGDELPPGVNQLARVYIVQKRKIHEGDKMAGRHGNKGVISRILPEEDMPYLPDGTPVDIMLNPLGVPSRMNIGQVLELHLGMAARALGIHVASPVFDGATEEDVWGTIEEAGMSRDAKTVLYDGRSGEAFDNRVSVGVMYMIKLAHMVDDKLHARSTGPYSLVTQQPLGGKAQFGGQRFGEMEVWALEAYGAAYTLQEILTVKSDDVVGRVKTYEAIVKGENVPEPGVPESFKVLIKELQSLGLDVKILNAEDREIEMRDLEDEDDANQADKLSLDSETKDMVASEVGAPVKE; from the coding sequence TTGACAGGTCAACTTGTTCAGTATGGACGACACCGCCAACGTAGAAGTTATGCAAGAATCAGTGAGGTTTTGGATCTTCCGAATCTGATTGAAATTCAAACAGCTTCTTATCAATGGTTTCTAGATGTAGGTTTAAAGGAAATGTTCCAGGATATTTCTCCTATTGAGGATTTTACAGGTAATTTATCGTTAGAATTCATCGATTACAGCTTAGCTGAGCCGAAGTATTCTGTGGAAGAAACAAAAGAACGCGATGTTACGTATTCTGCACCACTTCGTGTGAAAGTGCGCCTTGTTAACAAAGAAACAGGGGAAGTGAAAGACCAGGATGTATTTATGGGCGACTTCCCGCTGATGACTGAAACAGGTACATTTGTCATCAATGGTGCTGAACGGGTAATTGTATCCCAATTAGTGCGCTCACCGAGTGTTTACTACAATGGGAAAATGGATAAAAACGGTAAGCTTGGATTCTCTGCGACCGTTATTCCTAACCGTGGCGCATGGCTCGAATATGAAACAGACGCCAAGGATGTTGTGTATGTTCGGATCGATCGCACAAGGAAATTACCGATCACGGTATTGATGCGTGCCCTTGGGTTCGGAACAGATCAAGAAATCATCGATTTGATCGGAGACAACGAATACCTTCGCAACACTCTTGAAAAGGATAACACCGAGAGTGTAGAAAAAGCATTACTAGAAATCTATGAGCGTCTACGCCCAGGTGAACCGCCTACTGTCGAAAACGCGAAAAGTCTTTTAGTATCACGCTTTTTTGATCCGAAACGTTATGATTTAGCTAATGTAGGCCGTTATAAAATCAATAAAAAACTGCATATCAAGAACCGTTTATTCGGACAACGTATTGCAGAGACTTTGATTGATCCTGAAACAGGTGAAATCATCGTTGAAAAAGGGACAATGCTTGATCGTCGGACTCTTGATAGGATCCTGCCTCATATCGAAGGTGGAATCGGATTCAAGACATTCCATCCATCAGGCGGTGTAGTAGAGGAAGAAACTCTTCTTCAACCTATTAAAGTGTTTGCGCCAAACGATGCTGAAGGCGAAAAAGTGATCAATATCATCGGTAATGCCTATGTGACCGACCAGGTCAAAAACATTACACCGGCTGATATCATTTCTTCCATCAGTTATTTCTTTAATTTATTGCATGGTGTGGGAATCACGGATGACATTGACCATTTAGGTAACCGTCGTCTGCGTTCCGTTGGTGAATTGCTGCAAAACCAATTCAGAATTGGTTTATCCCGTATGGAGCGTGTTGTCCGTGAAAGAATGTCCATTCAGGATACGAATACAATCACTCCACAGCAACTAATCAACATTCGCCCGGTCATTGCATCCATTAAAGAGTTCTTTGGAAGCTCACAGCTTTCCCAATTCATGGATCAAACGAACCCGTTGGCTGAATTGACGCATAAACGTCGTCTATCTGCATTGGGACCTGGTGGTCTGACACGTGAGCGTGCTGGCTTTGAAGTACGTGACGTTCATTATTCCCACTATGGCCGCATGTGTCCGATTGAAACGCCTGAGGGACCGAATATTGGTTTGATTAACTCGTTATCCAGTTTTGCAAAGGTTAACCCATATGGCTTCATTGAAACACCATATCGCCGTGTGGACCCTGAAACAGGTAGAATTACAAGCCAAATCGACTACTTAACAGCTGATGAGGAAGATAATTATGTAGTTGCCCAAGCGAATGTACGACTGTCAGATGACGGCTCATTCCTTGATAACGATGTTGTTGCACGTTTCCGCGGTGAAAATACCGTTGTTCCGCGTGACCGCGTAGATTACATGGATGTATCTCCTAAACAGGTAGTATCTGCTGCGACAGCATGTATTCCTTTCTTGGAAAATGATGACTCCAACCGTGCCCTTATGGGAGCGAACATGCAACGTCAAGCAGTTCCTTTGCTGCAACCGGAAGCCCCTCGAGTCGGAACGGGTATGGAGTATGTTTCAGCGAAAGACTCCGGTGCTGCCGTAATCTGTAAACACCCTGGTATCGTAGAGCACGTTGAATCACGTGAAGTATGGGTACGTAGGGTAAGCGAAGTTGACGGACAGCAAGTAAAAGGAAACCTTGATAAATACCGTCTATTAAAATTCATTCGTTCCAACCAAGGAACATGCTATAATCAACGCCCTATCGTAAGTGTTGGCGACAACGTTGTAAAAGGTGAAATTCTTGCTGATGGTCCTTCAATGGAAAAAGGTGAGTTGGCACTTGGCCGTAACGTATTGGTTGCCTTCATGACATGGGATGGATATAACTATGAAGATGCCATCATCATGAGTGAACGTTTGGTTAAAGATGATGTGTACACTTCCATTCATATTGAAGAATATGAATCTGAATCACGCGATACAAAATTAGGGCCTGAAGAAATCACCCGTGATATCCCTAACGTAGGGGAAGATGCGCTTCGTAATCTTGATGAGCGCGGAATTATCCGTGTGGGTGCTGAAGTGAAAGACGGAGACCTTCTCGTTGGTAAAGTCACTCCTAAAGGTGTAACGGAACTGACTGCTGAGGAACGTCTATTACATGCGATCTTCGGTGAAAAAGCACGTGAAGTAAGGGATACATCACTTCGTGTACCTCACGGCGGCGGCGGAATCGTTCTTGATGTTAAAGTATTCAACAGAGAAGACGGCGATGAACTGCCTCCTGGTGTAAACCAACTCGCACGTGTATATATCGTTCAAAAACGTAAAATCCATGAAGGCGATAAAATGGCTGGACGACATGGTAACAAAGGGGTAATTTCCAGGATTCTTCCTGAAGAAGATATGCCTTATTTACCAGATGGCACTCCAGTCGACATCATGTTAAACCCATTGGGTGTACCTTCACGTATGAACATCGGTCAGGTGTTGGAGCTTCACTTAGGTATGGCTGCACGCGCACTTGGCATTCATGTAGCATCTCCTGTATTCGATGGTGCCACTGAGGAAGATGTTTGGGGTACGATTGAAGAAGCCGGGATGTCACGTGATGCAAAAACAGTCCTTTATGACGGCCGTTCAGGTGAAGCATTCGATAACCGTGTATCAGTTGGTGTCATGTATATGATTAAACTGGCACATATGGTCGATGATAAACTTCATGCGCGTTCAACTGGACCTTACTCCCTTGTTACGCAGCAACCACTTGGTGGTAAAGCGCAATTTGGCGGACAGCGTTTCGGTGAGATGGAAGTATGGGCACTTGAAGCTTATGGTGCTGCTTATACATTACAAGAAATCCTAACCGTTAAATCAGATGATGTCGTAGGTCGTGTTAAAACGTACGAGGCGATTGTCAAAGGTGAAAATGTCCCTGAACCAGGCGTTCCTGAGTCCTTCAAAGTATTGATTAAGGAGCTTCAAAGTTTAGGATTGGATGTTAAAATCCTCAATGCCGAAGATCGTGAAATCGAAATGCGTGATTTGGAAGATGAAGATGATGCCAACCAAGCAGACAAATTAAGCCTTGATTCAGAAACTAAGGATATGGTTGCTTCCGAAGTAGGGGCACCTGTCAAAGAATAA
- the rpoC gene encoding DNA-directed RNA polymerase subunit beta' — MLDVNNFEYMKIGLASPDKIRSWSHGEVKKPETINYRTLKPEKDGLFCERIFGPQKDWECHCGKYKRVRYKGVVCDRCGVEVTRAKVRRERMGHIELAAPVSHIWYFKGIPSRMGLVLDMSPRALEEVIYFASYVVTETGDTTLEKKQLLSEKEYRTYREKYGKKFQAAMGAEAIKKLLQDIDTEKEVESLKEELKTAQGQRRTRAIKRLEVLEAFRNSGNEPSWMILDVLPVIPPELRPMVQLDGGRFATSDLNDLYRRVINRNNRLKRLLDLGAPSIIVQNEKRMLQEAVDALIDNGRRGRPVTGPGNRPLKSLSHMLKGKQGRFRQNLLGKRVDYSGRSVIVVGPNLKMYQCGLPKEMAIELFKPFVMKELVQRGLAHNIKSAKRKIERLSPEIWDVLEEVIREHPVLLNRAPTLHRLGIQAFEPTLVEGRAIRLHPLVCTAYNADFDGDQMAVHVPLSSEAQAEARMLMLAAQNILNPKDGKPVVTPSQDMVLGNYYLTLEREGAIGEGMIFKDTSEALLAYQNGYVHLHSRCAVHASSLNNETFTEEQNGQLLITTVGKLIFNEILPKSFPYINEPTRYNLETKTPEKYFVEKGANIPELIKAQPAIDPFKKKILGNIIAEVFKRFKITETSKMLDRMKDLGFKYSTKAGITVGVADIVVLKEKQEIITEAQTKVDNVLKQFRRGLITEDERYDRVISIWSAAKDTIQSKLMDSLDRRNPIFMMSDSGARGNASNFTQLAGMRGLMANPAGRIIELPIKSSFREGLTVLEYFISTHGARKGLADTALKTADSGYLTRRLVDVAQDVIIRDDDCGTDRGLKISALREGTEIIEHLEERLIGRYARKAIRHPETNEVIVAENDLITEDLANYIESLGIETAWIRSAFTCNTSHGVCKKCYGRNLATGQEVEVGEAVGIIAAQSIGEPGTQLTMRTFHTGGVAGDDITQGLPRIQEIFEARNPKGQAVISEIEGTIVSINEIRDKQQEIVVQGAVESRTYTAPYTARLRVTVDTPVRRGEELTEGSIDPKELLKVTDVLTVQEYLLHEVQKVYRMQGVEIGDKHIEVMVRQMMRKVRVLDAGETEVLPGTLLDVNQFTTANTDALLTNKLPATGRPVLLGITKASLETDSFLSAASFQETTRVLTDAAIKGKRDELLGLKENVIIGKLVPAGTGMLRYRKANPVVVGDESADTVTVD; from the coding sequence TTGTTAGACGTTAATAATTTTGAGTATATGAAAATTGGTCTTGCTTCACCAGACAAGATTCGTTCTTGGTCACATGGAGAAGTTAAAAAACCAGAAACAATCAACTATCGTACGTTAAAGCCAGAAAAAGACGGTTTATTCTGTGAGAGAATTTTTGGACCTCAAAAGGACTGGGAATGCCATTGCGGAAAATATAAACGTGTTCGTTATAAAGGCGTAGTCTGTGACCGTTGTGGTGTTGAAGTCACTCGTGCTAAGGTGCGTCGTGAGCGCATGGGTCATATTGAGCTGGCAGCTCCAGTTTCACACATATGGTATTTTAAAGGAATCCCTAGCCGTATGGGACTTGTACTTGACATGTCTCCACGGGCTTTGGAAGAAGTCATTTACTTTGCGTCTTACGTCGTAACTGAAACGGGCGATACAACTTTAGAAAAGAAGCAGCTTCTTTCCGAAAAGGAATATCGTACATACCGTGAAAAATACGGTAAGAAATTCCAAGCTGCCATGGGTGCGGAAGCTATTAAAAAACTTTTGCAAGATATTGATACGGAAAAGGAAGTAGAGTCGTTGAAAGAGGAGCTTAAAACAGCTCAAGGACAACGCAGAACCCGTGCAATCAAACGCTTGGAAGTGCTTGAAGCATTCCGTAACTCCGGAAATGAGCCTTCATGGATGATCCTTGACGTGCTTCCGGTCATTCCACCGGAACTTCGTCCAATGGTTCAACTTGATGGAGGACGTTTTGCCACATCTGATCTAAATGATTTATATCGCCGTGTTATCAACCGTAATAATCGATTGAAAAGATTACTGGATCTTGGAGCACCAAGCATTATCGTTCAAAATGAGAAACGTATGCTGCAAGAAGCTGTCGATGCACTCATCGATAATGGCCGTCGGGGCCGTCCGGTAACTGGGCCTGGTAACCGTCCGTTAAAATCTTTATCTCACATGTTAAAAGGTAAACAAGGTCGTTTCCGTCAAAACCTTCTTGGTAAACGTGTTGATTATTCTGGCCGTTCCGTTATCGTAGTCGGACCAAACTTAAAGATGTACCAATGTGGTCTTCCGAAAGAAATGGCGATTGAATTATTCAAACCATTCGTTATGAAGGAGCTTGTTCAAAGAGGTCTAGCGCATAACATCAAATCCGCTAAGCGTAAAATTGAACGTTTATCTCCTGAAATTTGGGATGTATTAGAAGAAGTCATTAGAGAACACCCAGTACTATTGAACCGTGCACCGACTCTTCACAGACTTGGAATCCAAGCATTTGAACCAACGTTGGTTGAAGGTCGCGCAATTCGTTTGCATCCGCTCGTATGTACAGCTTACAACGCTGACTTTGATGGTGACCAAATGGCGGTCCACGTTCCTCTATCTTCTGAAGCCCAAGCCGAAGCACGCATGCTTATGCTTGCAGCACAGAACATTTTGAACCCTAAAGATGGTAAACCTGTCGTTACACCTTCTCAAGATATGGTATTAGGTAACTATTACTTAACATTGGAAAGAGAAGGCGCTATCGGTGAGGGTATGATCTTTAAAGATACAAGCGAAGCATTACTTGCATACCAAAACGGATATGTACACTTACATTCCCGTTGTGCCGTACATGCATCGTCACTGAATAATGAAACTTTCACTGAAGAACAAAACGGCCAACTTCTCATTACGACTGTTGGTAAACTGATCTTCAATGAAATTTTACCTAAATCATTCCCGTATATTAACGAACCGACACGATATAATTTGGAAACGAAAACTCCAGAGAAATATTTTGTGGAAAAAGGCGCTAATATCCCTGAATTGATTAAGGCTCAACCTGCTATCGACCCTTTCAAGAAAAAAATTCTTGGAAATATCATAGCGGAAGTCTTTAAACGCTTTAAAATTACCGAAACATCCAAAATGCTTGACCGGATGAAAGATCTTGGATTCAAATATTCGACAAAAGCTGGTATTACCGTTGGTGTGGCTGATATCGTCGTATTAAAAGAAAAACAAGAAATCATCACTGAGGCTCAAACCAAAGTGGATAACGTCTTGAAACAATTCAGACGCGGTCTTATTACTGAGGATGAGCGTTATGATCGCGTCATTTCAATCTGGAGTGCTGCCAAGGATACCATTCAGTCCAAACTTATGGACTCACTGGACCGACGCAACCCGATCTTCATGATGAGTGACTCCGGTGCCCGTGGTAATGCTTCCAACTTTACGCAGCTTGCGGGTATGCGTGGACTGATGGCCAACCCGGCTGGACGTATCATTGAATTACCGATCAAATCAAGTTTCCGTGAAGGTTTAACAGTGTTGGAGTACTTCATCTCTACACATGGTGCGCGTAAAGGTCTTGCCGATACAGCGCTTAAAACAGCCGATTCCGGTTACCTTACCCGTCGACTTGTTGACGTTGCACAAGATGTCATCATCCGTGACGATGATTGCGGAACGGACCGCGGCTTGAAAATTTCAGCTTTGAGAGAGGGTACTGAAATAATTGAGCATCTTGAAGAGCGCCTAATTGGCCGTTATGCAAGAAAAGCGATCAGACATCCAGAAACAAATGAAGTAATCGTGGCTGAAAACGACCTTATTACTGAAGATCTTGCTAACTATATTGAATCACTTGGAATTGAAACAGCATGGATTCGTTCCGCCTTTACATGTAATACCAGCCATGGTGTATGTAAAAAATGTTATGGACGCAACTTGGCTACAGGTCAAGAAGTTGAAGTGGGCGAAGCAGTCGGTATTATTGCCGCTCAATCAATCGGAGAGCCTGGTACACAGTTGACGATGCGTACATTCCATACAGGTGGGGTTGCTGGGGACGATATCACTCAAGGTCTTCCACGTATCCAAGAGATATTTGAAGCGAGAAATCCTAAAGGTCAAGCTGTCATTTCTGAAATCGAAGGAACGATAGTTTCGATTAATGAAATTAGGGATAAACAACAGGAAATCGTTGTTCAAGGTGCTGTTGAATCACGCACGTATACCGCGCCGTACACAGCGCGTTTAAGAGTAACTGTTGATACACCTGTACGTCGTGGTGAAGAGTTGACAGAGGGTTCCATCGATCCGAAAGAATTGCTGAAGGTTACAGACGTGCTTACTGTTCAGGAATACCTGCTTCATGAAGTACAAAAAGTATACCGGATGCAAGGTGTTGAAATCGGTGATAAACATATCGAGGTAATGGTTAGACAAATGATGCGTAAAGTCCGTGTGCTTGATGCAGGTGAAACTGAAGTGCTTCCAGGAACATTATTGGATGTTAACCAGTTCACTACTGCAAACACTGATGCATTGCTGACCAACAAATTACCGGCTACAGGACGCCCTGTATTGCTAGGTATCACAAAAGCATCTCTAGAAACGGATTCCTTCTTGTCTGCCGCGTCATTCCAAGAAACAACAAGAGTCTTGACTGATGCAGCAATAAAAGGAAAACGTGATGAATTGCTTGGGCTTAAAGAAAATGTCATCATCGGTAAACTTGTCCCTGCAGGAACGGGAATGCTTAGATACAGAAAAGCAAACCCTGTCGTTGTTGGAGACGAAAGTGCCGATACTGTAACAGTGGATTAA
- a CDS encoding 50S ribosomal protein L7ae-like protein: protein MSYEKVIQAKSVIIGTKQAVRALKNNLIQEVIIADDADIYLTGRVVETAKELDVPITYVDSMRMLGKACGIDVGAATVAIKK from the coding sequence ATGTCTTATGAAAAAGTAATACAGGCAAAGTCAGTGATTATAGGGACGAAACAAGCAGTTAGAGCTCTTAAAAACAATTTAATTCAAGAAGTTATCATCGCTGATGATGCAGATATATACTTGACTGGGCGTGTCGTTGAGACTGCCAAAGAATTGGATGTTCCTATCACATATGTTGATTCGATGAGAATGCTTGGCAAAGCATGTGGTATTGATGTCGGAGCAGCAACTGTTGCCATCAAAAAGTAA
- the rpsL gene encoding 30S ribosomal protein S12 has product MPTINQLVRKGRESKEVNSKSPALNKGYNSFKKAQTNVSSPQKRGVCTRVGTMTPKKPNSALRKYARVRLTNGIEVTAYIPGIGHNLQEHSVVLIRGGRVKDLPGVRYHIVRGALDTAGVNNRMQGRSKYGTKRPKAAKK; this is encoded by the coding sequence ATGCCTACTATTAATCAATTAGTGCGTAAAGGACGCGAGTCTAAAGAGGTTAATTCAAAATCTCCAGCACTTAACAAAGGCTACAACAGCTTTAAAAAAGCACAAACTAACGTATCATCTCCGCAAAAACGTGGTGTTTGCACTCGTGTGGGTACTATGACACCGAAAAAACCAAACTCCGCGTTACGTAAATATGCGCGTGTACGTTTAACAAACGGTATCGAGGTAACAGCTTATATCCCAGGTATCGGTCACAACCTACAAGAACACAGCGTGGTTCTTATCCGTGGCGGTCGTGTAAAAGATTTACCAGGGGTACGTTACCATATCGTACGTGGTGCTCTTGATACTGCTGGAGTTAACAATCGTATGCAAGGCCGTTCTAAATACGGTACTAAGCGTCCGAAAGCAGCTAAAAAATAA
- the rpsG gene encoding 30S ribosomal protein S7 — translation MPRKGPVTKRDVLPDPIYNSKLVTRLINKLMVDGQRGKSQKILYSAFDLIKERTGNEPIEVFDQALKNIMPVLEVKARRVGGANYQVPVEVRPDRKSTLGLRWLVNYSRLRGEKTMEERLAYEIMDAANNTGAAVKKREDTHKMAEANKAFAHYRW, via the coding sequence ATGCCTCGTAAAGGACCTGTAACGAAAAGAGACGTATTACCAGATCCAATTTATAATTCAAAACTTGTGACTCGCTTAATCAACAAATTAATGGTTGATGGACAAAGAGGTAAATCACAAAAAATTCTTTACTCTGCATTTGATTTAATCAAAGAACGTACTGGCAATGAGCCGATCGAAGTTTTCGATCAAGCACTTAAAAACATCATGCCTGTATTAGAAGTAAAAGCACGCCGTGTGGGTGGAGCTAACTACCAAGTACCAGTTGAGGTGCGTCCAGATCGTAAATCGACTCTAGGACTTCGTTGGTTAGTAAACTACTCTCGCCTTCGTGGAGAAAAAACGATGGAAGAGCGTTTAGCTTATGAAATCATGGATGCTGCTAACAACACTGGAGCAGCGGTTAAGAAACGTGAAGATACTCACAAAATGGCTGAAGCCAACAAAGCTTTCGCACATTATCGCTGGTAA
- the fusA gene encoding elongation factor G translates to MAREFSLANTRNIGIMAHIDAGKTTTTERVLYYTGKIHKIGETHEGASQMDWMEQEQERGITITSAATTAQWKGHRVNIIDTPGHVDFTVEVERSLRVLDGAVAVLDAQSGVEPQTETVWRQATTYGVPRVVFVNKMDKIGADFLYSVGTIHDRLQANAHPVQLPIGAEDQFSAIIDLIEMKTHFYGNDLGTDITVGEIPEEHRELAEEYREKLIEAVAEVNEDLMEKYLGGEEISIAELKAAIRTATVNVEFFPVICGSAFKNKGVQLMLDNVIDFLPSPLDVPAIKGTLPDSEDEVERHSDDSEPFSALAFKVMTDPYVGKLTFFRVYSGTLESGSYVINSTKGKRERIGRILQMHANSREEISTVYAGDIAAAVGLKDTTTGDTLCDDKNQVILESMVFPEPVISLSVEPKSKADQDKMSQALQKLQDEDPTFRAHTDQETGQTIIAGMGELHLDILVDRMRREFKVEANVGAPQVAYRETFRGSAKVEGKFVRQSGGRGQFGHVWIEFGPNEEGKGFEFENAIVGGVVPREYIPAVQAGLVDSLDRGVLAGYPLVDIKAKLFDGSYHDVDSNEMAFKIAASMALKNAASKCKPVILEPIMKVEVVIPEDYLGDIMGDITSRRGRVEGMEARGNTQMVKAMVPLSEMFGYATSLRSNTQGRGTFSMHFDHYEEVPKSISEEIIKKNKGE, encoded by the coding sequence ATGGCAAGAGAGTTCTCCTTAGCAAACACTCGTAATATCGGTATCATGGCTCACATCGATGCTGGTAAAACGACTACAACAGAACGTGTTCTATATTACACTGGTAAAATCCACAAAATTGGTGAAACGCACGAAGGTGCTTCACAAATGGACTGGATGGAACAGGAACAAGAACGCGGAATCACGATCACTTCCGCTGCAACAACTGCACAATGGAAAGGTCACCGTGTAAACATCATCGATACACCGGGACACGTAGACTTCACAGTTGAAGTTGAACGTTCTTTGCGCGTACTTGATGGAGCTGTAGCTGTACTTGATGCCCAATCAGGTGTTGAGCCTCAAACTGAAACAGTTTGGCGCCAAGCTACAACTTACGGTGTACCGCGTGTCGTATTCGTAAACAAAATGGACAAAATCGGTGCGGATTTCTTGTATTCAGTTGGAACAATCCACGATCGTTTACAAGCTAACGCTCACCCAGTTCAGTTACCAATCGGAGCAGAAGATCAATTCTCTGCAATCATTGACCTTATTGAAATGAAAACTCATTTCTACGGTAATGACCTAGGAACTGATATCACTGTCGGTGAAATTCCTGAAGAACACCGGGAATTAGCTGAAGAATACCGTGAGAAGTTAATTGAAGCAGTAGCAGAAGTTAATGAAGACTTAATGGAAAAATACCTTGGCGGCGAAGAAATCAGCATTGCTGAATTGAAAGCAGCTATTCGTACAGCAACTGTTAATGTTGAATTCTTCCCTGTTATTTGCGGATCAGCTTTCAAAAACAAAGGTGTTCAATTAATGCTTGATAACGTTATCGACTTCCTTCCATCTCCATTGGATGTACCAGCTATCAAAGGTACATTACCGGATTCAGAAGATGAAGTGGAACGTCATTCAGATGATTCTGAACCGTTCTCTGCTTTAGCGTTTAAAGTTATGACTGACCCTTACGTTGGTAAACTTACATTCTTCCGTGTGTACTCAGGTACATTAGAATCAGGATCTTATGTAATCAACTCAACTAAAGGTAAACGTGAACGTATTGGTCGTATCCTTCAAATGCACGCAAACAGCCGTGAAGAAATATCTACTGTATATGCAGGGGATATCGCAGCTGCTGTAGGATTGAAAGATACTACAACTGGAGATACTCTATGTGATGACAAGAACCAAGTAATTCTTGAGTCCATGGTATTCCCAGAGCCAGTTATCTCACTATCAGTTGAACCGAAATCAAAAGCAGACCAAGACAAAATGTCTCAAGCTTTACAAAAGCTTCAAGATGAAGATCCAACATTCCGTGCGCACACTGACCAAGAAACTGGTCAAACAATTATCGCTGGTATGGGTGAACTTCACTTGGACATCCTTGTTGACCGTATGCGTCGCGAATTCAAAGTGGAAGCAAACGTTGGTGCTCCTCAGGTAGCATACCGTGAAACTTTCCGTGGTTCAGCTAAAGTTGAAGGTAAATTCGTTCGCCAATCTGGTGGTCGTGGACAATTCGGACACGTATGGATCGAATTTGGTCCAAACGAAGAAGGTAAAGGATTCGAATTTGAAAATGCTATCGTCGGTGGTGTAGTACCACGTGAATATATCCCTGCTGTACAAGCTGGATTAGTTGATTCACTTGACCGTGGTGTACTTGCTGGTTACCCGCTAGTCGACATTAAAGCAAAATTATTTGACGGATCTTACCATGACGTTGACTCCAACGAAATGGCATTTAAAATTGCTGCATCGATGGCACTTAAAAATGCAGCATCTAAATGTAAGCCTGTCATCCTTGAGCCAATCATGAAAGTGGAAGTAGTTATTCCAGAAGATTACCTAGGCGACATCATGGGAGATATCACATCTCGTCGTGGTCGTGTAGAAGGTATGGAAGCTCGCGGTAACACGCAAATGGTTAAAGCGATGGTTCCACTATCTGAAATGTTCGGATATGCTACATCTTTACGTTCTAACACTCAAGGACGAGGAACATTCTCTATGCACTTCGATCATTATGAAGAAGTACCTAAGAGCATTTCTGAAGAAATCATCAAAAAAAATAAAGGTGAATAA